From one Macellibacteroides fermentans genomic stretch:
- a CDS encoding lipocalin family protein: protein MKAFILTSVLLALPFFTACSQAEKKNTINKQTVRSLDLDRYLGKWYEIARFDHPFERDMVGVTAEYSLRPDGKIRVLNSGYKPDFNGKFKTAEGKARRPDPNEPGKLEVSFFLWFYGEYNILELDEQNYSYVLIGSSSDKYLWILSRTPQLPHETVNMLLEKARERGYDTSKLIWVKQK, encoded by the coding sequence ATGAAAGCATTTATTCTTACGAGTGTCCTTTTGGCTTTGCCTTTTTTTACGGCTTGTTCTCAGGCTGAGAAGAAAAATACAATCAATAAGCAGACGGTCCGATCGCTCGATCTGGACCGGTATCTGGGTAAATGGTACGAAATTGCCCGCTTCGATCATCCTTTTGAACGGGATATGGTGGGGGTGACTGCCGAGTATTCACTGCGTCCGGATGGGAAAATCAGGGTGCTGAACAGTGGGTACAAACCCGACTTTAACGGAAAGTTTAAAACGGCGGAGGGGAAGGCCAGAAGGCCGGATCCTAATGAACCGGGTAAACTGGAGGTCTCTTTTTTCCTTTGGTTTTACGGCGAGTATAACATTCTGGAACTGGACGAGCAAAATTACAGCTATGTTCTGATAGGCAGCAGTTCGGATAAATACCTCTGGATATTAAGCCGTACGCCGCAGTTACCGCATGAAACGGTGAATATGCTGCTGGAAAAGGCCAGGGAAAGAGGGTACGATACCTCCAAACTTATTTGGGTAAAGCAAAAATAA
- a CDS encoding uracil-DNA glycosylase family protein, which produces MRSKDLKAAGTARLLVIGEDSNLQWSDTATEYAMFADYYFRRFPEDHGERSRNVEARDLFNHIMYVTLNSVKPEDMYITNLCNDYVEPAPKGKRVLIKEEKALKGVEHIKWILEQYPTIEWILPMSLQTNYWLQKVGFYGGDEAFLHGAQPRRVGIECIQPYYQPVDGKAFASICGNIYDANDYPAKVIPILPAKDYPLKGLNEEKYGKAYERLRASFRK; this is translated from the coding sequence ATGAGATCTAAAGATTTGAAAGCGGCTGGCACGGCCAGATTATTAGTTATAGGTGAAGATTCAAATCTGCAATGGTCTGATACGGCAACCGAATATGCGATGTTTGCCGACTACTATTTTCGTCGTTTCCCCGAGGATCATGGCGAACGAAGCCGCAATGTGGAGGCGCGCGATTTATTTAATCACATCATGTATGTTACACTCAATTCGGTCAAGCCGGAGGATATGTATATTACAAATCTTTGCAACGATTACGTGGAACCTGCCCCCAAAGGGAAACGGGTGCTGATTAAAGAGGAAAAGGCCCTGAAGGGTGTGGAGCATATTAAATGGATTCTGGAACAATATCCTACCATCGAATGGATTCTCCCAATGTCTCTGCAGACCAATTACTGGCTTCAGAAAGTGGGGTTCTATGGAGGTGATGAGGCGTTTCTGCATGGTGCTCAGCCACGTCGCGTAGGGATTGAGTGCATTCAGCCCTATTATCAACCGGTTGACGGGAAGGCCTTTGCAAGTATTTGTGGAAACATATACGATGCCAACGATTATCCTGCAAAAGTGATTCCGATTCTGCCGGCAAAGGATTATCCTTTAAAGGGGTTGAACGAGGAAAAATATGGAAAAGCATACGAAAGATTGCGTGCCAGTTTCCGGAAGTAG
- a CDS encoding HU family DNA-binding protein — MSAKYKLTENPPASAKNGIQNLHARIVPSRTATIDDLAAEISTISTFSSGDIKGLLESFTQVVTNRLKNGENVNLDGLGYYSVSLDCPKDITSEKRIRAESIRFRNVNFRCSNKMKASLKSMKLERVPAVKKKEFTGEERLQRIISKMNELRTVTCTDCMGVNQCSRYIALQDLNTLIESGKIEKLGYGKNVLYMLRP; from the coding sequence ATGAGTGCTAAGTATAAGCTAACAGAAAATCCTCCTGCATCAGCAAAGAACGGAATACAAAACTTACATGCCCGTATTGTTCCTTCACGTACGGCAACAATTGATGACCTGGCTGCAGAGATTTCCACTATATCCACCTTTTCATCGGGCGACATAAAAGGGTTGCTCGAAAGTTTCACCCAAGTGGTTACCAATCGCCTTAAAAACGGCGAGAATGTAAACCTGGACGGACTGGGATACTATTCCGTTTCGCTGGATTGTCCCAAAGATATCACCAGCGAAAAGCGGATACGTGCCGAATCGATACGCTTCAGGAATGTGAATTTCCGCTGCTCAAATAAGATGAAAGCAAGTCTGAAGTCCATGAAGCTGGAACGTGTACCTGCCGTAAAGAAAAAAGAGTTTACCGGAGAGGAGCGTTTGCAGCGGATTATAAGTAAAATGAATGAGCTGCGCACGGTTACTTGTACCGACTGTATGGGTGTGAATCAGTGTTCACGCTACATCGCCTTGCAAGACCTTAATACGCTGATCGAGAGTGGAAAGATAGAAAAACTGGGCTACGGAAAGAACGTATTGTATATGCTGCGTCCCTGA
- a CDS encoding aldo/keto reductase, with amino-acid sequence MEKNNRRDFLKAGALLSGSVILSPAIGKAQGSENGLSMPANTDVKYRTLGSGSQALKVSALGLGCMGMSYHRSFVPDKKAMFSMLHKAYDLGVTFFDTAEAYGPLVNEELVGEAVSSFRKEIVIATKFGFKNGRPSEGLDSRPERIRAVVEHSLKSLKTDYIDLLYQHRVDPAVPMEEVAGTVKDLIQEGKVKYFGLSEAGEANIRKAHAVQPVTALQSEYSLMTRQPEKDVINVCEELGIGFVPYSPLSRGMITGYLNERSKYNPNNDNRPTLPRYQPDNVIANWPLIDTLKAFGDQRGLTVAQVALAWLLAQKPFIVPIPGTTKLAHLQENMWAADFEFTAEEQQSLTDQINKIKIVGERYTGISAQQTAK; translated from the coding sequence ATGGAAAAGAACAATCGGAGAGATTTCTTAAAAGCAGGTGCTTTGTTAAGCGGGTCGGTCATACTCTCGCCGGCAATCGGCAAGGCACAGGGTTCCGAAAACGGGTTAAGCATGCCTGCTAACACGGATGTAAAGTACCGTACTTTAGGCTCGGGCAGTCAGGCGCTTAAGGTTTCGGCATTGGGACTGGGTTGTATGGGGATGAGCTATCACCGCAGCTTTGTGCCCGATAAGAAAGCGATGTTCTCCATGCTTCATAAGGCATACGATTTAGGTGTTACCTTTTTTGATACGGCTGAGGCATACGGACCGCTGGTAAATGAGGAGCTGGTTGGCGAAGCTGTTTCTTCTTTCCGCAAAGAGATTGTAATTGCCACTAAGTTTGGATTTAAAAATGGCCGGCCGAGCGAAGGGTTGGACAGCCGTCCGGAACGAATCAGGGCCGTGGTGGAGCATTCGTTGAAAAGCCTGAAGACTGATTATATTGATTTACTTTACCAGCACAGGGTTGACCCGGCCGTTCCCATGGAGGAGGTTGCCGGAACGGTTAAAGATTTAATACAGGAGGGGAAGGTTAAGTACTTCGGGCTAAGTGAGGCCGGCGAAGCCAATATCCGAAAGGCGCATGCCGTGCAACCGGTGACTGCTTTACAGAGTGAATATTCGTTGATGACCCGCCAACCGGAAAAGGATGTGATTAACGTATGCGAGGAGTTGGGTATCGGGTTTGTGCCCTACAGCCCGTTAAGCCGGGGGATGATTACCGGTTACCTTAACGAGCGTTCCAAATACAATCCCAACAACGACAACAGGCCCACCCTGCCCCGTTATCAACCGGATAATGTGATTGCCAACTGGCCGTTGATAGATACCCTGAAGGCATTTGGAGATCAGCGGGGACTAACGGTTGCTCAGGTGGCTTTGGCCTGGTTACTGGCGCAGAAACCGTTTATCGTTCCAATTCCGGGCACTACCAAATTGGCCCATCTGCAGGAAAACATGTGGGCGGCCGATTTTGAATTTACTGCCGAAGAACAGCAGAGCCTTACCGACCAGATTAATAAGATCAAGATCGTTGGCGAAAGATATACAGGTATATCTGCTCAGCAAACGGCCAAATAA
- a CDS encoding helix-turn-helix domain-containing protein, with product MKGKIHIKNISELLPSGTSPTDIRVKINCTTIDSTDVLSQFSVPLYLNASIAILVLSGNATACINYKFHKVEPDTLLLLSASHMFNFDNCSADFKCICLFVSKDFMDDMDSTDMIYKRIKYGVRMFNMPVLRISTHQSELLYKRITSVNDAIEDAEHLYHKEIILNCLFGFYLDLSNMIDRTSDLETEANLTRYESIIKSFIELLVANYRKEHKVDFYSSRLNISDHYLIHIVKRITGQTVTDFIYEMLYSDARTLLMHSKLSIQEITSLLHFSDQSSFGKFFKRKAGLSPIDFRKQKN from the coding sequence ATGAAAGGCAAAATTCACATTAAAAACATCAGCGAGCTGCTTCCTTCAGGTACATCTCCAACCGACATACGAGTAAAGATAAACTGTACAACAATCGATTCAACCGATGTTTTATCTCAATTTTCTGTTCCGCTGTATTTAAATGCTTCCATTGCCATATTGGTCTTATCCGGAAATGCGACTGCATGTATCAACTATAAATTCCATAAAGTAGAGCCGGATACATTGCTTTTGCTATCGGCCTCACACATGTTTAACTTCGACAACTGCAGTGCCGATTTTAAATGTATCTGCCTGTTTGTAAGTAAAGATTTTATGGACGATATGGATTCCACCGATATGATTTATAAACGGATCAAGTATGGGGTAAGGATGTTTAATATGCCGGTGTTGCGGATCAGTACCCACCAGTCGGAGTTGCTGTACAAACGAATTACGTCCGTAAATGATGCTATAGAAGATGCAGAGCATTTGTATCACAAGGAGATTATCTTAAATTGCCTTTTCGGGTTCTACCTGGATTTAAGCAATATGATAGACCGGACCTCCGACCTGGAGACCGAAGCCAACCTTACCCGCTACGAAAGCATCATCAAATCGTTTATCGAATTACTGGTGGCAAACTACAGAAAGGAGCATAAGGTAGATTTCTATTCCTCGAGGCTGAATATCTCGGATCATTACCTTATACATATCGTAAAACGGATAACGGGACAGACGGTGACCGACTTTATCTACGAAATGCTTTACAGTGATGCCAGGACATTACTGATGCATTCGAAGCTCTCCATCCAGGAGATAACTTCGCTGCTACACTTCTCGGATCAATCTTCCTTCGGGAAGTTCTTTAAACGTAAAGCCGGTCTTTCGCCCATCGATTTCAGAAAGCAAAAAAACTGA
- a CDS encoding nuclear transport factor 2 family protein: protein MKKIMLFVAFIATTFSCSQVLSDYTEVSSLQTIEDKMAIKEVVDVFSNLADTKEIEKQVQLFTEDGVVQSYTDGALSSYLKGRKQLFDAFSGFLSNFKTVYHQNGQQTIDELTATTAKATSYCRVILIGNQNENPVKITMYTIYKDEFVKQNGKWLIKKRTSNFVHRETE from the coding sequence ATGAAGAAAATCATGTTATTCGTAGCATTCATTGCTACAACATTTAGCTGTTCCCAGGTTTTAAGCGACTACACGGAGGTTAGCAGTCTTCAAACAATTGAAGATAAAATGGCTATCAAAGAGGTAGTAGATGTATTCTCTAACCTTGCCGATACTAAAGAGATCGAGAAACAGGTTCAGCTCTTTACCGAAGACGGGGTGGTTCAATCGTATACCGACGGAGCATTATCATCCTATTTAAAAGGGCGAAAACAGCTGTTCGATGCATTTTCCGGGTTCTTATCCAACTTTAAAACAGTCTATCATCAAAACGGACAACAAACAATTGATGAACTTACGGCAACTACTGCCAAAGCAACTTCATATTGCCGTGTTATATTGATCGGTAATCAGAACGAAAATCCTGTAAAAATTACCATGTATACCATTTACAAAGATGAATTCGTGAAGCAGAACGGGAAATGGCTTATAAAAAAACGAACTTCCAATTTTGTACATCGTGAAACAGAATAA
- a CDS encoding IS982 family transposase, protein MSGNKLCISLIISILMVIKLLIYSSIMHNLYAIFAKFLDICKMFSADLVNEKGNIPRRGVVPKFSDLEVISLSLAAESIGIDSESFLFSKLNEYKDDFSSLISRRQYNDRRKLTIGLCNQVRERIASKVDGGEAIFCIDSMPIEVCRPIRSKRCKMGKNNYDKAPNYGYCASQGKHYYGYKLHSLCGLSGVIHSFDLTKASVHDIHYLKDVKCNFQNCTIIGDRGYIGAAIQLDLFEKANIKLEVPYRSNQKDWKPVFSPFAKARKRVETLFAQLCDQFMIIRNYAKQTEGLFTRITGKISALTILQYINKINNKPIGQIKYALI, encoded by the coding sequence ATGTCAGGAAATAAGTTGTGCATATCATTGATTATTAGTATTTTAATGGTGATCAAACTATTAATATACAGCTCAATTATGCACAACTTATATGCAATATTCGCTAAATTTCTTGATATATGCAAGATGTTTTCTGCTGATTTAGTAAACGAAAAAGGGAATATACCTCGCAGAGGAGTCGTCCCGAAGTTCTCTGACTTAGAAGTGATCAGTTTAAGCCTTGCTGCCGAATCAATAGGTATAGATAGTGAAAGCTTTTTGTTTTCTAAATTAAATGAATACAAAGATGATTTTTCTTCTCTCATATCCCGTCGTCAATATAATGATCGCAGGAAGCTCACTATCGGCTTATGTAATCAGGTGCGTGAAAGAATTGCATCAAAAGTTGATGGTGGAGAAGCTATTTTCTGTATTGATTCTATGCCAATTGAAGTCTGTCGTCCCATAAGGTCAAAACGTTGTAAAATGGGAAAGAATAATTATGATAAAGCTCCCAATTATGGCTATTGTGCTTCACAGGGTAAACATTATTACGGATATAAATTACATTCTCTCTGTGGGTTGAGCGGTGTCATACACTCTTTTGACCTGACAAAGGCGAGTGTTCACGACATTCATTATTTGAAAGACGTAAAGTGTAACTTTCAGAATTGCACCATCATCGGTGATCGTGGATATATTGGAGCAGCCATACAACTTGATTTATTTGAAAAAGCTAATATCAAGTTGGAAGTTCCATATCGGTCGAATCAAAAAGATTGGAAACCTGTATTTAGTCCATTTGCTAAAGCAAGGAAAAGGGTTGAAACGCTTTTTGCACAATTATGCGATCAATTTATGATAATCAGAAATTACGCAAAACAAACAGAAGGATTGTTTACCAGAATTACGGGGAAAATTAGTGCACTTACAATCCTTCAATATATAAACAAGATTAATAACAAACCCATTGGACAAATTAAATATGCACTAATTTAA
- a CDS encoding aldo/keto reductase yields MKSNISKLNRRDFLAKSGLVGTGLVLGAPLFSFGQTDRLSNTVENDNIQINNNLKNKTDLRTRKLGELEVSELGLGCMNIAWAYGNSPGKEDSVKLIRNAYEYGIRFFDTAEIYGPHISEQIVGEALQPFRDEVVLASKFGFDIDFETGQLKGGLNSRPQHIKLAVDRMLKRLKTDRIDLLYQHRVDPTVPIEDVAGTMGELIKEGKVRYYGLSEAGAATIRRAHKEHKVTAIQNEFSFWTRDPEAEVIPVCEELGIGFVPWSPLGMGYLTGKVTSDFPFAEGDIRKNLNFPRFTTEALVKNRPIVTLLENMAQKYEATSGQIALAWLMAKKPFIVPIPGTRSITHMRENTDAHKVILQTSDIDELESGFAAMEVFGNRAPEGLKASHDIGTSLGTSSKGTNGKTPLPDKIK; encoded by the coding sequence ATGAAATCAAACATCAGTAAATTAAACAGAAGAGATTTTTTAGCAAAATCCGGACTTGTTGGTACAGGTTTGGTTTTAGGTGCTCCGTTGTTTTCCTTCGGTCAGACAGATAGATTAAGTAATACAGTTGAAAATGATAACATTCAAATAAATAATAACTTGAAAAACAAAACAGATCTCAGAACGCGCAAACTTGGAGAGCTTGAAGTATCAGAGCTTGGACTTGGTTGTATGAATATTGCTTGGGCATACGGTAATTCTCCTGGTAAAGAAGACTCAGTTAAGCTCATTCGAAATGCATACGAATATGGTATCCGTTTTTTTGACACAGCAGAAATTTATGGGCCACATATTAGCGAACAGATAGTAGGTGAGGCTCTTCAGCCATTTCGGGATGAGGTTGTACTAGCGAGTAAGTTCGGCTTTGATATTGATTTTGAAACCGGACAGCTAAAAGGCGGTCTTAACAGCCGTCCGCAACATATCAAGCTTGCAGTGGATAGGATGTTGAAGCGATTAAAAACCGATAGGATCGATTTGTTATATCAGCATCGTGTTGATCCCACGGTTCCGATTGAAGATGTAGCCGGTACTATGGGCGAACTCATTAAGGAGGGCAAAGTGAGGTATTACGGGTTATCAGAAGCCGGAGCCGCAACCATAAGAAGGGCTCATAAAGAACACAAAGTAACAGCTATCCAAAATGAATTTTCCTTCTGGACCCGCGATCCGGAAGCCGAAGTAATTCCTGTTTGTGAAGAACTGGGCATTGGCTTTGTTCCCTGGTCTCCACTTGGAATGGGATATTTAACAGGAAAGGTTACCTCGGATTTTCCATTCGCAGAAGGTGATATCCGTAAAAACTTAAATTTCCCCCGGTTTACGACTGAAGCCTTGGTGAAGAACCGTCCGATAGTAACGTTGTTGGAGAATATGGCACAGAAATACGAAGCTACTTCCGGTCAGATTGCATTGGCCTGGCTGATGGCTAAAAAACCGTTTATAGTACCCATTCCCGGAACAAGATCAATAACGCATATGAGAGAAAATACAGATGCACATAAGGTAATTTTACAAACTAGCGATATAGATGAATTAGAATCCGGGTTCGCTGCTATGGAGGTATTTGGAAACAGAGCTCCCGAAGGATTGAAAGCATCACACGATATTGGAACGAGCCTTGGTACATCATCAAAAGGAACAAATGGCAAAACGCCGTTACCCGATAAAATTAAATAA
- a CDS encoding helix-turn-helix domain-containing protein: MKKQENEIIVVKSLDNENIPTDFQKNYFTHIICHHGTGQFRLNNTVYKFSPNDIVILIPSLQIDDILFSPDFEATYLLISFGLMSNNNPDIGWGIKGFMFSKDNPVVSLSETDKERCLRNFFLLKEKYEDTYHRFRKEIVNLQVQIFVMEMWHIFNEKMEKRILSNEKGSIFEKFLQLVQMHCMQQREVEFYSNKLCITPKYLSEVCKKTSGKTSSEWIQNYTTQNLIMLLRNRDLSFTEIADTMNFSSQSFFSRYVSKTLGVTPSQFRLRLND, from the coding sequence ATGAAAAAACAAGAGAACGAAATTATTGTCGTAAAAAGTTTGGATAACGAAAATATCCCAACTGATTTCCAGAAAAACTATTTCACCCACATTATTTGTCATCATGGCACCGGTCAATTCCGATTGAATAACACTGTTTATAAATTCTCACCTAATGATATTGTAATTCTTATTCCATCTTTACAAATTGATGATATCCTTTTTTCGCCTGATTTCGAAGCTACGTATCTTTTAATATCCTTCGGACTGATGAGCAATAACAATCCCGATATCGGTTGGGGAATAAAAGGATTTATGTTTTCCAAAGATAATCCTGTAGTCTCGCTTTCAGAAACAGATAAGGAGAGATGTCTGCGTAACTTTTTCTTATTAAAGGAGAAGTACGAAGATACCTATCATCGGTTCAGAAAAGAAATTGTCAATCTTCAGGTACAAATATTTGTAATGGAAATGTGGCATATTTTTAATGAAAAAATGGAAAAAAGAATATTGAGCAACGAGAAAGGTTCTATTTTCGAAAAGTTTTTGCAATTAGTTCAGATGCATTGCATGCAACAACGGGAAGTAGAATTTTATAGCAACAAACTTTGTATCACGCCCAAATACTTATCCGAGGTTTGTAAGAAAACCAGTGGAAAGACCTCGTCTGAATGGATACAGAATTATACTACACAGAACCTGATTATGCTGCTTCGGAATAGAGATCTTAGTTTTACTGAAATTGCTGACACGATGAATTTTTCGAGTCAATCTTTTTTCAGCCGGTATGTTAGTAAAACACTTGGTGTTACCCCCAGTCAGTTCAGGCTGAGATTAAACGATTGA
- a CDS encoding DUF3788 family protein: protein MESQMALRDAEIFPSDRVLKDTLGDVYDVLESFLATITNEAYLLNIEWRYYNDGKAWLCKVQHKKKTILWLSVWEGFFKVSFFFTEKHLEAIAALDISEAIKTEVASSKAVGRLIPMIFNINNASQLEELLTVVRFKKTLK, encoded by the coding sequence ATGGAATCACAAATGGCATTGAGGGATGCGGAGATATTCCCGTCAGACAGGGTGTTGAAGGATACACTTGGTGATGTGTACGACGTGCTGGAATCTTTTCTGGCAACGATTACAAACGAAGCCTATCTTTTAAACATTGAATGGAGATACTACAACGATGGCAAAGCCTGGCTCTGCAAAGTACAACATAAAAAGAAGACTATTTTGTGGCTTTCGGTGTGGGAAGGCTTCTTCAAGGTGAGTTTCTTTTTTACCGAAAAGCACCTCGAAGCAATCGCTGCACTTGATATATCGGAAGCCATCAAAACAGAGGTTGCCTCTTCAAAAGCTGTAGGCCGACTTATCCCCATGATTTTCAATATAAACAACGCAAGTCAACTGGAGGAATTGCTGACTGTTGTCCGCTTTAAGAAGACACTGAAATAG
- a CDS encoding DNA alkylation repair protein: protein MMFTTLDNVRKLLKDNADPKILASSARYHKEGEAPKVYGVGMANVGKIAKEAFKQIKHLPKQEIFELCEGLWQTGYLEESVVACVWAESLHKQYEPADFKIFEHWVHDCVTNWADCDTLCNHTVGSFVTMYPEYVAELKKWAKSTRRFVKRAGAVTLIIPARKGLFLEDVFEIADILLLDKDDLVQKGYGWMLKAASEAHQKEVFDYVMANKSVMPRTALRYAIEKMPVDLKAEAMKK, encoded by the coding sequence ATGATGTTTACGACACTCGACAATGTAAGAAAATTACTGAAAGACAATGCTGATCCTAAAATCCTTGCTTCATCCGCCCGCTATCACAAAGAAGGCGAAGCTCCCAAAGTATATGGTGTAGGAATGGCAAATGTTGGTAAAATAGCCAAAGAGGCTTTTAAACAGATAAAACATTTACCTAAGCAGGAAATATTTGAATTATGCGAAGGACTTTGGCAGACAGGCTATTTGGAAGAATCGGTTGTTGCTTGTGTCTGGGCCGAATCTTTACATAAACAGTACGAGCCTGCCGACTTTAAGATATTTGAGCATTGGGTACACGATTGTGTGACCAATTGGGCCGATTGCGACACACTATGTAATCACACTGTGGGCAGTTTCGTTACAATGTATCCCGAATATGTGGCTGAACTAAAAAAATGGGCTAAATCGACCCGGCGGTTTGTAAAACGTGCCGGAGCAGTAACGTTGATTATCCCAGCCAGAAAAGGCTTGTTTTTAGAGGATGTATTTGAAATTGCCGATATCCTGCTGTTAGATAAAGACGATTTAGTACAGAAAGGCTACGGATGGATGTTAAAAGCTGCCAGTGAAGCTCATCAAAAAGAGGTGTTTGATTACGTAATGGCAAATAAGTCTGTTATGCCTCGCACTGCCCTGCGTTACGCTATCGAAAAAATGCCTGTCGATTTAAAAGCAGAAGCAATGAAGAAGTAA
- a CDS encoding Fic family protein, which translates to MYIHQLNNWNDFRYSSEGLVSALAQVRYMQGRLLGQMQGLGFSLRAEALLTTLTLDVLKSTEIEGEILNKEQVRSSIARRLGLNVSGMVNSTRDVDGVVEMMLDATQRYNEPLSHERLFGWHAALFPTGWSGMYRIEVGKYRTGEMQVVSGAMGKERVHYEAPKPEIVSDEMEKFLSWFNHESSLDSVIKAAIAHLWFITIHPFDDGNGRIARAITDMLLARSDGSSQRFYSMSNQILNERKTYYDILERTQHGNGEITDWLLWFIKCLNGALSSTEILLGSILTKARFWDTHAQTSLNERQRTMLNKLLDGFDGKLTSGKWAKITKCSADTALNDIKDLMVKDILCKAEDGGRSTNYVLSI; encoded by the coding sequence ATGTACATCCATCAATTAAATAACTGGAACGATTTCAGATACTCGTCCGAAGGATTGGTTTCAGCATTAGCACAAGTTCGCTATATGCAAGGGAGATTACTCGGTCAGATGCAAGGGTTAGGTTTCTCGCTTCGAGCGGAGGCTCTGCTCACAACGCTTACTCTTGACGTATTGAAATCTACCGAGATAGAGGGTGAGATCCTAAATAAAGAACAGGTGCGTTCGTCAATAGCTCGTAGATTAGGATTAAATGTTTCGGGAATGGTAAATTCGACAAGAGATGTTGATGGCGTTGTGGAGATGATGCTTGATGCAACCCAACGATATAATGAGCCACTCTCTCATGAAAGATTGTTTGGTTGGCACGCTGCACTATTTCCAACTGGTTGGAGTGGAATGTATCGTATTGAGGTAGGGAAATATCGTACAGGCGAAATGCAGGTTGTGTCCGGAGCAATGGGGAAAGAGAGAGTCCATTATGAAGCCCCGAAGCCAGAAATAGTGAGCGATGAAATGGAGAAATTCCTTTCGTGGTTTAACCATGAGTCATCATTGGATAGTGTCATAAAAGCAGCAATAGCCCACTTGTGGTTTATCACAATACACCCTTTTGATGATGGGAATGGGCGTATTGCCCGTGCAATAACAGATATGCTGCTTGCTCGCAGTGATGGATCTTCTCAGCGTTTTTACAGTATGTCAAATCAGATTCTAAATGAAAGAAAGACATACTATGATATTTTAGAACGTACACAACACGGTAATGGAGAAATAACCGACTGGCTACTATGGTTTATAAAGTGCCTTAACGGAGCTTTATCATCAACTGAAATACTATTGGGGTCTATATTGACTAAAGCTCGGTTTTGGGATACACACGCTCAAACATCACTTAACGAGCGTCAGCGAACGATGCTCAATAAATTGCTTGATGGATTTGATGGCAAATTAACCTCAGGAAAGTGGGCTAAAATAACCAAATGCTCCGCAGATACAGCACTTAATGACATCAAGGATTTGATGGTAAAAGATATTCTATGCAAAGCTGAAGATGGAGGTCGTAGTACAAATTATGTATTAAGTATATAG